From one Candidatus Zixiibacteriota bacterium genomic stretch:
- the selB gene encoding selenocysteine-specific translation elongation factor, giving the protein MLIIGTAGHIDHGKSSIVRILTGTDPDRLPEEKARGMTIDLGFAFYRTADEDTIAFVDVPGHERFVKNMVAGVGAIDAVMLVIAADDGWMPQSEEHFQIVRLLAVHRGLVVLNKIDLVDAEWLQLLEQDIAGKVKDSFLHKAPIFKVSAHTGEGFGELRTYLDKLPAEHASQKDIGKARLYIDRSFVRPGIGGVVTGTLRGGKLTMGQTVTIWPSMKQAKIRSLHSNNSDVNVAVPGQRTAVSFTGLDKENLVRGGVVIDHAEPDYFRRHQVLALSLESLKTAPVEIEDRRRVLVIVGTTEAEGELRLYDRKKLGPGESGLVFFKPDEPVYSLIGDHFILRLPTPMVTIGGGQVLDHLEHFPRKRHAERYEYLSSRIPLTARTLLVSELKKQTLVPTDALLINSDYSAEEIERELKNLWQARTVKLHEGYVYHEADFKKSLERFQKLIEDHLKEHSHIKGLTVEQVSRLTGLDSARSHVMIKLLISSGEMIQLGELYNLVGRGMALKGAARLAHDDIMAMMKREPYAPPSLAILADRGKAYKDAIKFMLDTGQGYKCGADFVFLTEVWEELVTFIRGTLNSSGKLNVTDMRERFGLTRKYLIPVLEETDRIKLTRREGDIRVKGDKFEG; this is encoded by the coding sequence ATGCTGATAATTGGAACAGCAGGCCACATAGACCACGGTAAATCATCAATCGTAAGAATTCTCACCGGTACCGATCCTGACCGTCTCCCGGAAGAGAAGGCGCGGGGAATGACGATCGATCTGGGGTTCGCGTTCTACCGGACTGCGGACGAAGATACGATTGCATTTGTGGATGTTCCCGGACATGAACGGTTCGTAAAGAATATGGTGGCGGGGGTTGGGGCTATTGACGCTGTCATGCTGGTGATCGCGGCCGATGACGGCTGGATGCCGCAGAGTGAAGAGCATTTTCAAATTGTCAGACTGCTCGCTGTGCATCGCGGACTTGTTGTCCTAAACAAGATCGACCTGGTTGATGCCGAATGGCTGCAACTACTGGAGCAGGATATTGCCGGCAAAGTCAAGGACTCGTTCTTACATAAAGCGCCGATCTTCAAGGTTTCAGCGCATACGGGAGAGGGTTTCGGCGAGCTCAGGACTTATCTCGATAAGCTTCCTGCAGAGCATGCTTCTCAAAAGGACATAGGCAAGGCCCGGCTGTATATTGACCGCTCTTTCGTTCGGCCCGGTATCGGCGGTGTTGTTACGGGAACACTTCGCGGCGGCAAGCTGACGATGGGGCAAACCGTTACTATATGGCCGTCGATGAAGCAGGCGAAGATTCGGTCGTTGCATTCGAATAACAGTGATGTCAACGTAGCGGTGCCGGGCCAGCGCACAGCGGTGTCTTTTACGGGGCTCGATAAGGAGAATCTCGTTCGAGGCGGTGTTGTCATCGATCATGCGGAGCCCGATTACTTTCGGCGCCACCAGGTGCTGGCGTTATCGCTGGAGTCCCTTAAGACGGCGCCTGTCGAGATAGAGGACCGTCGTCGTGTTCTGGTTATTGTCGGGACAACCGAGGCTGAGGGGGAACTCCGGCTGTACGACAGAAAGAAACTGGGACCGGGGGAGTCGGGGCTGGTATTTTTCAAACCGGATGAACCGGTTTATTCTTTGATTGGCGACCACTTTATCCTCAGATTACCGACGCCGATGGTTACGATAGGCGGCGGGCAGGTGCTCGATCACCTGGAACATTTTCCGCGTAAGCGACATGCGGAGCGTTATGAGTATCTCTCCAGCCGCATACCGCTCACCGCCCGCACTCTATTGGTCTCGGAACTGAAAAAGCAGACCCTTGTGCCGACCGATGCTCTGCTTATCAATTCAGACTATTCTGCCGAGGAGATTGAGCGGGAGTTGAAGAATTTGTGGCAGGCCAGAACTGTCAAGTTGCACGAGGGCTATGTTTACCACGAAGCTGATTTCAAAAAGTCCCTGGAGCGTTTTCAGAAATTAATTGAAGACCACCTGAAAGAACATTCGCATATCAAAGGTCTGACGGTTGAGCAGGTTTCGCGGCTTACCGGATTAGACAGCGCCCGGTCGCATGTCATGATTAAGTTGCTGATTTCGTCGGGGGAAATGATACAGTTGGGAGAATTATATAATCTCGTTGGTCGGGGCATGGCGCTTAAGGGAGCGGCCAGGCTGGCCCATGATGATATCATGGCGATGATGAAAAGGGAGCCGTATGCGCCGCCATCGCTCGCCATCCTCGCCGACAGAGGCAAAGCCTACAAGGACGCTATCAAGTTCATGCTCGATACCGGGCAAGGCTATAAATGCGGGGCGGATTTTGTTTTTCTGACCGAGGTGTGGGAGGAGCTTGTGACGTTTATCCGCGGCACTCTCAACTCGAGCGGCAAGCTGAATGTTACGGATATGCGCGAGCGGTTCGGGCTTACGCGCAAGTACCTGATTCCCGTCTTGGAAGAAACCGACCGTATCAAACTAACCCGTCGCGAGGGCGACATACGCGTTAAAGGTGATAAATTTGAAGGCTAA
- a CDS encoding amidohydrolase, producing MKAKTLFYNGRIHTQADYLVVDSMALYRSRIVAVGNRLEHDSDFDRYDKIDLKGRTVIPGLVDAHTHFHYFARSLGKVDLDGVDSIDKCLSRIKAFAATVKKGAWVTGGGYSPDRFKKRIEPDRFMLDKITGDRPAFIFSKDQHSAWVNSKALEIAGITSRTKDPDGGKIERCADGEPSGILRETAYQKVYRLVPIPSGAEIDRLYKKALDYAYRNGVTGVHSFDGSNGFIYFLQLAQSGKVGLRINYYFPVEMLPQMHKSKVYYGTGTDFFRVAGVKVFADGSLGSQTALCFNKYIGSKDNFGIEVTPPRELERVVKSAAKLGFPCAIHAIGDRAVANVLDAFEKGPQLHFGARHRIEHLQLVRRADLARLKSLGVVASMQPSHCPSDIQMIRRYWGKRGANAFIFRTLIDKKMDLAFGSDAPIEPLNPIAGIAAAVRRARSNSRDVFYPDQRITAAEALYHYTVGPARAVGQEHCRGYLLPGYPADFVLLEDDITKVPSTKIEGTRVLVTVLDGKVRYTHSSVNW from the coding sequence TTGAAGGCTAAGACGCTTTTTTACAATGGGCGGATTCACACGCAGGCCGATTACCTGGTGGTTGACTCCATGGCGCTTTATAGAAGTAGGATTGTCGCAGTCGGCAACAGATTGGAGCATGACTCTGATTTCGATCGGTACGATAAAATTGATCTGAAGGGTCGAACAGTCATCCCGGGGCTGGTGGATGCCCATACGCATTTTCATTATTTCGCCCGTTCGCTGGGAAAGGTGGATCTCGATGGAGTTGACTCTATTGACAAATGTCTTAGCCGCATAAAGGCCTTTGCCGCCACGGTCAAGAAGGGGGCATGGGTAACCGGGGGCGGGTACTCTCCCGACCGGTTCAAGAAAAGAATCGAGCCGGACCGTTTCATGCTCGACAAAATCACCGGTGACAGACCGGCTTTCATTTTCTCAAAAGACCAGCACTCCGCGTGGGTCAACAGCAAAGCGCTGGAGATAGCCGGTATCACCTCGCGTACGAAAGACCCCGATGGAGGTAAAATTGAAAGGTGCGCTGATGGTGAGCCGTCCGGTATCCTTCGGGAGACGGCGTATCAAAAGGTGTACCGCCTCGTTCCGATTCCATCAGGCGCGGAGATCGATCGCTTGTATAAGAAGGCGCTGGATTACGCATACAGAAATGGCGTTACCGGTGTGCATTCGTTTGATGGTTCTAACGGTTTCATTTACTTTCTGCAATTGGCGCAGTCGGGCAAGGTGGGGCTTCGGATAAATTACTACTTTCCGGTTGAAATGCTTCCCCAGATGCACAAGAGCAAGGTGTACTATGGCACAGGCACCGATTTCTTCAGGGTGGCCGGGGTGAAAGTGTTTGCCGATGGTTCACTCGGCAGCCAGACGGCTTTGTGTTTTAATAAATATATTGGGTCGAAGGACAATTTTGGCATCGAAGTGACCCCGCCGCGGGAGTTGGAGCGGGTTGTCAAGTCGGCCGCCAAACTCGGGTTTCCGTGTGCTATTCATGCCATCGGCGACAGAGCGGTGGCCAACGTGCTCGATGCTTTCGAGAAGGGACCACAACTTCATTTCGGAGCGCGTCACCGGATAGAGCATCTCCAGCTCGTGCGTCGTGCGGACCTGGCGAGACTTAAAAGTCTGGGAGTGGTAGCCTCGATGCAGCCGTCGCACTGCCCATCGGATATTCAGATGATTCGTCGCTACTGGGGCAAGAGAGGGGCAAACGCTTTTATTTTCAGGACGCTTATCGACAAGAAAATGGACCTGGCGTTTGGTTCCGATGCTCCAATTGAGCCGTTGAATCCGATCGCCGGTATCGCGGCGGCGGTACGCCGGGCGCGTTCGAACAGCAGAGATGTTTTTTATCCCGACCAGCGCATAACGGCCGCGGAGGCTTTGTACCACTACACGGTCGGCCCGGCCAGAGCGGTTGGTCAGGAGCATTGCCGCGGCTATTTGTTGCCCGGTTACCCGGCGGACTTCGTATTACTTGAAGACGATATCACCAAAGTACCATCGACAAAAATAGAGGGGACGAGGGTATTGGTCACGGTGCTCGATGGCAAGGTCAGGTATACGCATTCGTCGGTCAACTGGTAG
- a CDS encoding nodulation protein NfeD, whose amino-acid sequence MRTKSYIVLVLCGFLLVSPIISFTIKSVLASDTARAILQEDSSAAKSEPAVLPPGEPSLVYTIVIEGAIGTVTDDRIEGAIEIAEEDKAELLVIYLDTPGGFSKPTWSISKNILNSYVPVCMYIAPSGARAGSAGVYMTYAAHFAAMAPSTNIGAAHPVSGDGQEIDSVMNEKITNDAVAQIRAAAEKRGRNAEWAENAVRQSVSVTDNEALQLNVIDFRADNLDDLLKQIDGKVTDIPSGKKTMSLGNFEVREIKSTFVHRVLEVITSPDVAFILMSIGGLGIILELYNPGSILPGVVGAICLILAFYAFQTLPINYAGLALIVLSAILFIAEIKVVSHGLLTLGGIVSFFFGGLMLIDTVDPNLQISKSVLITVVVCVGVIVAVVSWLVIKAAKHRPFTGDEGMIGKLAEVRTEDMVYVDGALWRAVCDQALVKGDKVEIVSIEGLKLKVKKINP is encoded by the coding sequence ATGCGTACAAAGAGTTACATTGTACTCGTTTTGTGCGGATTTCTGTTGGTAAGCCCAATCATCTCGTTCACCATCAAGTCAGTGCTCGCCTCGGACACCGCCAGGGCGATTTTACAGGAGGATTCGTCGGCAGCCAAGTCTGAGCCGGCGGTGTTGCCTCCGGGGGAACCATCGCTGGTTTATACTATCGTAATAGAGGGGGCGATCGGGACGGTTACGGATGACCGCATTGAGGGCGCCATAGAGATAGCCGAAGAGGACAAGGCGGAGCTCTTGGTGATATATTTGGATACGCCGGGGGGATTTTCGAAGCCGACGTGGTCCATTTCCAAGAATATTCTGAATTCGTATGTGCCGGTTTGTATGTACATAGCGCCATCGGGAGCCCGGGCCGGGTCGGCCGGAGTTTATATGACGTACGCGGCGCATTTTGCCGCTATGGCGCCATCGACAAATATCGGTGCGGCGCATCCTGTTTCCGGCGATGGACAGGAGATCGATTCGGTGATGAACGAGAAAATCACCAACGATGCTGTCGCCCAGATCAGGGCAGCCGCGGAGAAGAGGGGACGGAACGCGGAGTGGGCCGAAAATGCGGTTCGCCAATCGGTCTCGGTTACGGATAACGAGGCGTTGCAGCTGAATGTGATCGATTTCAGGGCCGACAATCTGGACGATTTGCTCAAGCAGATAGATGGTAAGGTGACCGATATTCCTTCGGGCAAAAAGACGATGTCGCTTGGTAATTTTGAGGTCAGGGAGATAAAGAGCACGTTTGTTCACCGGGTTTTGGAGGTCATAACTTCGCCCGATGTGGCTTTTATACTCATGTCGATTGGCGGGCTTGGCATTATTCTGGAATTGTACAACCCCGGATCGATTCTTCCGGGAGTTGTCGGTGCGATCTGCCTGATCCTTGCCTTTTACGCTTTTCAGACTTTGCCAATAAACTACGCGGGGCTGGCGCTGATTGTGCTATCGGCCATATTGTTCATAGCCGAGATAAAGGTTGTCAGTCATGGTCTGTTAACCCTTGGAGGCATAGTCTCCTTCTTCTTTGGAGGCCTCATGTTAATTGATACTGTCGATCCGAACCTGCAGATATCCAAATCGGTGCTCATCACGGTAGTGGTATGTGTCGGTGTGATTGTGGCGGTGGTCTCGTGGTTGGTTATTAAGGCGGCGAAGCACCGGCCGTTTACCGGTGATGAGGGGATGATTGGAAAGTTGGCCGAGGTGAGAACCGAGGATATGGTTTATGTTGATGGCGCTCTGTGGAGGGCTGTCTGTGATCAGGCTCTCGTGAAAGGCGACAAGGTAGAGATAGTCAGTATAGAGGGACTTAAACTCAAAGTGAAGAAGATCAACCCTTAG
- a CDS encoding slipin family protein, which produces MPFPAIAVVAFIVFLIIVNAIKILKEYERGVIFRLGRLIGAKGPGLIILIPMVDKMVKVDLRVLTFDVPPQDVITKDNVSVKVNAVLYFQVLDPNRAIVSVANYFEATSQIAQTTLRSVLGQVELDDLLANREKINAELQHIIDDQTEPWGIKVSVVEVKNVDLPPEMIRAIARQAEAERERRSKVIHADGEFQAAQKLADAAQVIGTAPHAMNLRFLQTLVEVSAEKNSTLIFPVPVDLLQSLKNFLDIKSGKDSSAMDV; this is translated from the coding sequence ATGCCTTTTCCAGCAATAGCGGTAGTAGCATTTATAGTTTTCTTAATCATCGTAAACGCCATCAAGATTCTAAAAGAATACGAGCGTGGCGTTATCTTCCGGCTTGGTCGCCTTATCGGCGCCAAGGGGCCGGGTTTGATTATCCTGATACCGATGGTCGATAAGATGGTTAAAGTCGACCTGCGCGTGCTTACATTTGATGTACCTCCGCAGGACGTGATCACCAAGGATAACGTCTCCGTGAAAGTCAACGCGGTGCTGTATTTTCAGGTGCTTGACCCCAATAGGGCCATTGTATCAGTAGCTAATTACTTCGAGGCGACATCGCAGATTGCCCAGACGACTCTCAGGTCGGTGTTGGGGCAGGTGGAATTGGATGATCTGCTGGCGAATCGCGAGAAGATCAATGCCGAGCTTCAGCACATTATCGACGATCAGACGGAGCCATGGGGTATCAAGGTTTCGGTTGTGGAAGTGAAAAATGTTGACCTTCCGCCCGAAATGATTCGCGCGATAGCACGTCAGGCCGAAGCCGAACGTGAACGTCGCTCGAAGGTCATTCATGCTGATGGCGAATTCCAGGCCGCGCAAAAGCTGGCTGATGCCGCTCAGGTTATCGGAACAGCTCCCCACGCGATGAATCTCCGATTCCTGCAGACGCTGGTTGAGGTGTCAGCGGAGAAGAATTCGACGCTGATATTCCCGGTGCCGGTTGATCTGCTTCAGTCGCTCAAGAATTTCCTCGACATCAAGTCCGGCAAGGATTCCAGCGCGATGGATGTGTAG
- a CDS encoding PEP-CTERM sorting domain-containing protein, with amino-acid sequence MKRILLTLAVLIALAPLSAFGFAGMLSTDNGGLTGTGDWGQNFMISWDVTQQADQSWFYQYTMTTLAGAPLYDNEVSHLTLEISPNVPSSRFWGFSMDGGDVEFGSYDGITNSMKLDWGLEDGATTYSFYSWQAPVWGDFYAKDGFSQTYDEFNTIRNTGFYNADHLLAAADGSVDFKILRPDTETAIPEPGTLLLFGLGLVGAGLRKRLLK; translated from the coding sequence TTGAAGAGAATTTTGCTAACTTTGGCAGTGCTCATAGCCTTGGCACCATTGAGCGCTTTTGGCTTTGCCGGAATGTTAAGCACCGACAACGGCGGTCTTACGGGCACCGGTGACTGGGGACAGAATTTCATGATTTCGTGGGATGTCACTCAGCAAGCAGATCAGTCCTGGTTCTATCAGTACACCATGACCACTCTCGCCGGCGCTCCGTTATACGACAACGAAGTCAGCCATCTGACCCTCGAAATCTCCCCCAATGTACCGTCGTCCCGCTTCTGGGGCTTCAGTATGGATGGTGGCGATGTTGAGTTTGGCAGCTACGATGGCATCACCAACTCCATGAAACTCGATTGGGGTCTCGAAGACGGCGCTACCACCTACTCTTTCTATAGCTGGCAGGCTCCGGTCTGGGGTGATTTTTACGCGAAGGATGGGTTCTCTCAAACCTACGATGAATTCAATACCATTCGGAACACCGGGTTTTACAATGCTGACCATCTCCTTGCCGCCGCCGATGGTTCAGTTGATTTTAAAATCCTTCGTCCTGATACCGAGACTGCCATACCAGAACCGGGCACATTGCTTCTATTCGGTCTCGGTCTGGTCGGAGCGGGACTCAGAAAGCGACTGCTCAAGTAA
- a CDS encoding dCMP deaminase family protein → MRGKRTDYISWEEYFMAIAQLSAKRSKDPSTQVGACIVNKNKRIIGIGYNGFPTGCSDDELPWDREGDFLNTKYPYVCHAEMNAITNAANKPDLDGASLYVSLFPCNECAKLIVQVGIKEVVFLSDKYNGDPIFVAARKIFDMAGVTYRQLKPTHGAIELSLDMD, encoded by the coding sequence ATGAGAGGCAAACGGACCGACTACATAAGCTGGGAGGAGTATTTTATGGCTATTGCCCAGCTTTCGGCCAAGCGTTCGAAGGATCCTTCGACCCAGGTAGGCGCTTGTATCGTAAACAAAAACAAGCGGATAATCGGAATCGGCTACAACGGGTTTCCCACCGGCTGCTCGGACGACGAACTACCGTGGGACAGGGAAGGGGACTTTTTGAATACGAAATACCCCTACGTTTGCCATGCCGAAATGAACGCCATCACCAATGCCGCGAACAAGCCCGACCTCGATGGCGCCAGTCTCTATGTCTCACTTTTCCCTTGCAATGAGTGCGCTAAACTTATTGTACAGGTGGGGATTAAAGAGGTCGTATTCTTGTCGGACAAGTACAACGGCGATCCCATCTTTGTTGCCGCCCGTAAAATCTTTGATATGGCTGGGGTGACGTACCGGCAGTTGAAGCCGACCCACGGGGCGATCGAGCTGTCGCTTGACATGGACTGA
- a CDS encoding glutamine synthetase family protein, with amino-acid sequence MTKTKEDILRMIDEAGVRYIRLCFTDILGKIKGMSITRSEIEQVLEEGQGFDGSSVEGFARIEESDLMAIPDPVTFRIIPWDIAGEKVATMFCDIQNPDGTPYEGDPRWVLRKNLARLVDKGWTYNVGPEIEYFYFENSCSTVPIDTAGYFDYGTVDIGTRVRKETVRALEQMGIPVECSHHEVAPSQHEIDLKYQEALVMADFAQLYRFVVKEVAMENSLYATFMPKPIYGENGSGMHCHMSLFDKNRNLFFDARGRYNLSKLGQHFTAGVLRHIKEFTLVTNQWVNSYKRLVPGYEAPVYISWGRRNRSSMIRVPMYRVGKEQATRIELRSPDPAANPYLAFACMLAAGLDGIEKGWELPDPVEENIFNMTSETKAGLKIDTLPNSLENAVNEFEQSEFARETLGAHIFEKLIANKRIEWDRYRIHVSQFETDKYLPML; translated from the coding sequence ATGACCAAGACCAAGGAAGATATCCTGAGGATGATCGACGAGGCCGGCGTCCGCTATATCCGGCTGTGTTTTACCGACATTCTGGGGAAGATCAAAGGAATGTCGATTACTCGTTCCGAGATAGAGCAAGTACTTGAGGAAGGTCAGGGGTTTGATGGTTCTTCGGTGGAAGGGTTCGCGCGCATTGAAGAATCGGATCTGATGGCCATACCGGATCCGGTTACTTTTCGAATCATACCGTGGGATATCGCCGGGGAGAAGGTCGCGACAATGTTTTGCGACATTCAGAATCCGGACGGCACTCCGTATGAAGGTGATCCCAGATGGGTCCTTCGCAAGAACCTGGCCAGGCTGGTCGACAAGGGCTGGACATATAATGTGGGGCCGGAGATTGAATATTTTTATTTCGAGAATTCGTGTTCCACAGTGCCTATAGATACGGCCGGTTATTTTGACTACGGCACGGTTGATATAGGCACGCGAGTTCGCAAGGAGACAGTGAGGGCGCTCGAGCAGATGGGTATTCCGGTGGAGTGTTCGCATCATGAGGTAGCGCCCAGCCAGCACGAGATTGACCTGAAATATCAGGAAGCTCTGGTCATGGCGGATTTCGCGCAGTTGTACCGTTTTGTGGTCAAAGAGGTGGCCATGGAGAACAGCTTATATGCCACCTTCATGCCCAAGCCCATATACGGTGAGAACGGAAGCGGCATGCATTGCCATATGTCGCTGTTCGACAAGAACCGCAACCTGTTTTTCGATGCCAGGGGACGGTATAACCTCTCCAAGCTGGGTCAGCATTTCACGGCAGGCGTTCTTCGTCATATCAAAGAGTTCACACTGGTCACGAACCAGTGGGTGAACTCTTACAAGCGGCTTGTTCCCGGTTACGAGGCTCCTGTGTATATCAGCTGGGGTCGTCGCAACCGTTCGAGTATGATCAGGGTGCCTATGTATCGTGTGGGTAAAGAACAGGCCACGCGTATCGAACTTCGTTCGCCCGATCCGGCGGCCAACCCGTACCTTGCTTTTGCCTGCATGCTGGCCGCGGGGCTTGATGGTATCGAGAAGGGTTGGGAACTTCCTGATCCGGTGGAAGAAAACATCTTCAATATGACCAGCGAGACAAAAGCGGGTCTTAAGATCGACACTCTTCCCAACTCGCTCGAGAACGCGGTAAATGAGTTCGAGCAATCAGAATTCGCGAGAGAGACATTGGGCGCTCATATCTTTGAGAAGCTGATAGCCAACAAACGCATCGAGTGGGATCGGTATCGCATACATGTCAGCCAGTTCGAGACCGACAAGTATCTCCCGATGTTATAG
- a CDS encoding alpha/beta fold hydrolase, whose product MPYVELKDFKLHYIDIPAKRDNSGNFPIVMLHGFTLDHRMWLDDAAYFSQWYRVILPDFKGHGLSDAPQSGYSRAHRVEDMIGLLDSLSIDKAHVVGLSMGGTTALGMALKYPGRLASMTLVSTSAAGFDPGPKIRKIDEIARSQGLESAKEKWIKSSLRYFGSDKRHIRDLLETMMTEHSGAVWADPMRGKYPRESDLERVHEIRLPTLILAGELDRPFVPLARELHKRIPGSRLSIYDNTGHMLNLETVNKFRGDLKVFLEGIY is encoded by the coding sequence GTGCCATACGTTGAACTGAAAGATTTCAAGCTTCATTATATAGATATCCCGGCAAAGCGGGATAACAGCGGCAATTTCCCAATTGTCATGCTGCACGGGTTCACGCTCGATCACCGGATGTGGCTCGACGACGCCGCGTATTTCAGCCAGTGGTACCGGGTGATCCTTCCCGACTTCAAGGGGCATGGGCTGTCTGATGCTCCGCAATCGGGCTACAGTCGGGCCCACCGGGTAGAGGATATGATCGGGCTTCTGGACAGTCTGTCAATCGACAAAGCCCATGTGGTCGGATTGTCTATGGGGGGGACGACGGCACTGGGGATGGCACTCAAGTATCCCGGTCGGTTGGCTTCGATGACGCTGGTATCGACCTCGGCGGCAGGTTTTGACCCGGGGCCGAAAATACGCAAGATTGATGAAATCGCCCGCAGCCAGGGTCTTGAAAGCGCAAAAGAGAAATGGATCAAGTCTTCGCTCAGGTATTTCGGAAGCGACAAGCGCCATATCAGGGATTTGCTTGAGACCATGATGACCGAGCATTCGGGGGCGGTCTGGGCCGACCCGATGAGGGGAAAGTATCCGCGGGAGAGTGATCTTGAGCGGGTACACGAGATCAGGTTACCGACGCTGATATTGGCCGGGGAGTTGGACCGTCCTTTCGTGCCGCTGGCCAGGGAGCTTCATAAGAGGATTCCCGGCAGTCGACTCAGTATTTACGACAATACAGGGCACATGCTCAATTTAGAGACTGTCAACAAGTTCAGGGGTGACCTTAAAGTATTCCTTGAAGGAATTTATTGA
- the purN gene encoding phosphoribosylglycinamide formyltransferase, with product MFHDDWPNIAVFISGSGSNLQALIDATKSGILAARIAYVVSNRRDAYGLERAAGEGIETFVFKEKKFATAEAAGDDLLSKLKERKIEYIALAGYLKLLPVAVVKGYHSRIVNIHPALLPKYGGKGMYGHFVHEAVIANGDKESGVTIHIVDEFYDHGRILEQAKVPVHADDTPDTLAARVLKQEHKLYPRVLDKLIKGKYDLDNG from the coding sequence TTGTTTCACGACGACTGGCCCAATATAGCGGTTTTTATCTCCGGAAGCGGCAGTAATCTTCAGGCTTTAATCGATGCTACCAAGTCGGGTATACTGGCGGCCAGGATTGCCTACGTGGTTTCGAACCGCCGCGATGCCTACGGGCTTGAACGGGCGGCCGGAGAGGGTATTGAGACATTCGTTTTTAAAGAGAAAAAGTTCGCGACAGCTGAGGCGGCCGGTGATGACCTTCTGAGTAAGCTCAAGGAACGTAAAATCGAGTATATCGCCCTGGCGGGATACCTCAAGTTGCTTCCGGTAGCAGTCGTCAAAGGGTATCACAGCAGGATCGTGAACATTCACCCGGCTCTGCTTCCTAAATATGGCGGTAAGGGCATGTACGGGCATTTCGTGCATGAAGCTGTGATTGCCAACGGAGACAAGGAGTCGGGAGTTACCATACATATAGTAGACGAGTTCTACGACCATGGCAGGATTCTCGAACAGGCCAAAGTACCGGTGCATGCGGATGACACGCCGGACACGCTGGCGGCGAGGGTCTTAAAACAGGAACATAAGTTGTACCCCCGGGTACTGGATAAACTTATAAAAGGAAAGTACGATTTAGACAATGGCTGA
- a CDS encoding phosphoribosylaminoimidazolesuccinocarboxamide synthase produces the protein MADVVLHTHIEEYPLLVRGKVRDVYDLGDSLLFVASDRISAFDVVMPNGIPHKGKVLTAMSLFWFDFLKDSVESHLITADVDEYPERLRKHREMLDGRSMIVIKADRIDCECIVRGYISGSMWKELKQARQEGSNTVHGFEFPADLQESQKLPEDLFTPSSKNDSGHDENISYQQLVELIGPETAAMCRDKSLEIYKKAADYALTKGIIIADTKFEFGFKDGRFILIDEVLSPDSSRFWPVDKYEIGRGQPSFDKQPIRDYLDKLGWNKKPPAPELPDEVVSASAERYLKAQKLLTGK, from the coding sequence ATGGCTGATGTAGTATTGCACACTCATATCGAAGAATATCCTCTTCTTGTGCGCGGCAAGGTGCGCGATGTATATGATCTCGGTGATTCGCTTTTGTTTGTGGCGAGTGACCGTATCTCGGCGTTCGATGTTGTCATGCCGAACGGGATTCCTCACAAGGGGAAGGTTTTGACGGCGATGTCTTTGTTCTGGTTTGACTTTTTGAAAGATTCCGTGGAGAGTCATTTAATAACGGCCGATGTTGATGAGTACCCGGAGCGGCTGCGCAAGCATCGGGAAATGCTCGATGGCCGTTCCATGATAGTGATAAAGGCGGACAGGATTGACTGCGAATGTATTGTTCGCGGATATATTTCGGGTTCGATGTGGAAAGAACTCAAGCAGGCTCGCCAAGAGGGCAGCAATACAGTTCACGGTTTCGAGTTTCCGGCTGATCTTCAGGAGTCACAAAAGCTGCCGGAGGATTTGTTCACACCGTCATCGAAGAACGATTCCGGTCATGACGAGAATATAAGTTACCAGCAGTTGGTGGAACTGATTGGTCCGGAAACCGCGGCTATGTGCCGTGACAAGTCGCTCGAGATATACAAGAAAGCGGCGGATTACGCTCTCACCAAGGGGATCATCATAGCCGACACCAAGTTCGAATTCGGGTTCAAGGATGGTCGTTTTATACTTATCGACGAGGTGCTTTCGCCGGATTCAAGTCGTTTCTGGCCGGTCGACAAATACGAAATCGGCCGGGGGCAGCCGTCGTTCGACAAGCAGCCGATACGCGACTATCTCGACAAGTTGGGTTGGAACAAAAAGCCGCCGGCGCCGGAACTTCCAGATGAGGTAGTCAGCGCTTCGGCCGAGCGATATTTGAAGGCTCAAAAACTTTTGACAGGCAAATAG